A stretch of the Bacteroidota bacterium genome encodes the following:
- a CDS encoding YggS family pyridoxal phosphate-dependent enzyme: MPVLENLQKIKSEIPSHVKLVAVTKTLPAEKILEAYNAGHKIFGENRVQELTPKYYDLPKDIEWHLIGHLQTNKVKYITPFVSMIHSVDSIKLLCEINKCAEKINRVIDCLLQIHIAQEETKFGLSFEEAEEILNSKEFSEMKNIRIAGLMGMATLTENENQIRKEFQSLKLFFDKLKTRNSKLETLSMGMSSDYKIAIEEGSNLIRVGSLIFGERK; encoded by the coding sequence ATGCCTGTTCTGGAAAATTTACAGAAAATAAAAAGCGAAATCCCTTCGCATGTAAAATTAGTTGCGGTTACAAAAACACTTCCGGCAGAAAAAATTCTTGAAGCATATAATGCCGGACATAAAATTTTCGGAGAGAACCGCGTTCAGGAACTCACTCCGAAATACTATGACCTTCCGAAAGATATTGAATGGCATTTAATCGGACATTTACAAACAAACAAAGTAAAATACATCACGCCCTTTGTAAGCATGATTCATTCGGTTGACAGCATAAAACTTCTGTGTGAAATAAATAAATGTGCTGAAAAAATAAATCGGGTGATTGATTGTCTTCTTCAAATTCACATTGCGCAGGAAGAAACAAAATTCGGATTAAGTTTTGAAGAAGCCGAAGAAATACTGAACTCAAAAGAATTTTCAGAAATGAAAAATATTCGCATAGCAGGATTAATGGGAATGGCAACGCTTACGGAAAATGAAAATCAAATAAGAAAAGAGTTCCAATCGCTAAAACTATTTTTCGACAAACTCAAAACCAGAAACTCAAAACTAGAAACCCTTTCAATGGGCATGAGTTCAGATTATAAAATTGCAATTGAAGAAGGAAGTAATTTAATTCGTGTGGGCTCACTAATCTTTGGAGAAAGAAAATGA